The following coding sequences are from one uncultured Desulfobacter sp. window:
- the wtpA gene encoding tungstate ABC transporter substrate-binding protein WtpA: MKNHSWYLIPVLASFLILPGLCMAAPSGKLTIYHAGSLSVPFAAIEKAFEAKYPEVDVVREAGGSTKMARLISDKGQKADIMASADFKVIDSNLIPGFADWNIRFASNQLVLCYTGSSRYAQEITSDNWYKILLKKDVVWGHSDPNLDPCGYRSLMVLQLAEKFYDKPGLSQQLIDNRPEKNVVPKAKELVKLLKDGHMDYAWEYLSVASQHGLKYVTLDDHINLGNYKYDGFYKLAQVDVTGKKPGTMITKTGQSCTYGITMIKNAPNPDAAEAFLAFLLSPENGLKTLKEMGQPPFIPTWVPDQEMAQKLPQAISGLVEVKN; the protein is encoded by the coding sequence ATGAAAAACCATTCATGGTATCTTATCCCTGTCCTTGCATCTTTTTTAATTCTTCCCGGGCTCTGTATGGCCGCACCCTCCGGGAAGTTGACCATCTATCATGCCGGCAGCCTGAGCGTTCCTTTTGCCGCAATTGAAAAAGCCTTTGAAGCAAAATACCCTGAGGTGGACGTCGTTCGGGAAGCCGGCGGTTCCACCAAAATGGCCCGCCTGATTTCCGACAAGGGCCAAAAAGCGGATATCATGGCGTCGGCCGATTTCAAGGTCATTGACAGCAATCTTATCCCCGGCTTTGCGGATTGGAATATCCGGTTTGCCAGCAACCAACTGGTCCTTTGCTACACGGGCAGCAGCCGTTACGCCCAGGAAATCACCAGCGATAACTGGTATAAAATTCTGTTAAAAAAAGATGTGGTATGGGGGCACTCAGATCCCAATCTCGACCCTTGCGGGTACCGCAGTTTAATGGTGCTGCAACTGGCCGAAAAATTTTACGACAAGCCGGGCCTCAGCCAGCAGTTGATTGACAACCGCCCGGAAAAGAATGTAGTGCCCAAGGCCAAGGAGCTTGTGAAGCTGCTTAAGGACGGCCACATGGACTATGCCTGGGAATACCTTTCCGTGGCCAGCCAGCATGGCCTGAAATATGTTACCCTGGACGACCATATCAACCTGGGCAACTACAAATACGACGGATTCTACAAACTGGCACAGGTTGACGTCACCGGGAAAAAGCCCGGGACCATGATCACCAAAACCGGACAATCTTGCACCTACGGTATCACCATGATTAAAAATGCACCCAATCCGGATGCGGCGGAAGCCTTTCTGGCCTTTCTGCTTTCCCCGGAAAACGGGTTAAAAACCCTCAAAGAGATGGGTCAGCCGCCATTTATTCCAACATGGGTCCCCGACCAGGAGATGGCCCAAAAACTGCCCCAGGCCATTTCAGGGCTTGTTGAGGTAAAAAACTGA
- a CDS encoding MotA/TolQ/ExbB proton channel family protein: MLQRTLPAAGIVVFILLSGTVSELSSIVLNIKSNLIILTGASVCALVSYPLRLFSDLFINIRQAFSGQKTNLNALITQIEVLAAIRRREGKLVLDEKAKKIDNPFLKMGIEMVADGFDRYTIVKTLERRYDNFLQARQSQADLINTFIKLMPVFGFVGTIIGLINVLNNMGSAELIGKGVATALLTTFYGLLYANVIFLPIAKKLAEKTKHDAMELSLIIEGILDIATKTNAKAIGYRLRYCIGDYFQEDWTMGKKLQIRPVRLPRINAHSEKQEPMAG, translated from the coding sequence ATGCTCCAGAGAACCCTTCCGGCCGCAGGCATCGTCGTGTTTATACTGCTGTCGGGCACCGTATCCGAATTATCGTCCATTGTCTTAAACATCAAAAGTAACTTGATTATCCTTACCGGGGCATCTGTCTGCGCGCTGGTGTCATACCCGTTGCGTCTGTTTTCAGATCTTTTTATTAACATCCGCCAGGCATTTTCCGGGCAAAAGACAAATCTGAACGCCCTTATTACACAGATCGAAGTGCTGGCCGCAATCCGGCGGCGGGAGGGAAAACTTGTTCTGGATGAAAAGGCAAAAAAAATTGACAATCCCTTCTTGAAAATGGGCATTGAAATGGTTGCAGACGGGTTTGACCGATATACCATTGTTAAAACCCTTGAGCGCAGATACGACAACTTCCTCCAGGCCCGGCAGTCCCAGGCGGACCTGATCAATACCTTTATCAAGCTGATGCCGGTATTCGGTTTTGTGGGAACGATCATCGGCCTGATCAATGTATTGAACAATATGGGGTCTGCGGAACTGATCGGAAAAGGGGTGGCCACCGCCCTGTTGACAACATTTTACGGGCTGCTCTATGCCAACGTCATTTTTCTTCCCATTGCCAAAAAATTGGCGGAAAAAACAAAACATGACGCCATGGAGCTATCATTGATCATTGAAGGCATTCTGGATATTGCGACCAAAACCAATGCCAAAGCCATTGGGTACCGGTTGAGATACTGCATCGGCGATTATTTCCAGGAGGACTGGACCATGGGGAAAAAACTTCAGATACGCCCCGTGAGGCTGCCCCGTATCAATGCGCATTCTGAAAAGCAGGAACCCATGGCAGGCTGA